The Silene latifolia isolate original U9 population chromosome X, ASM4854445v1, whole genome shotgun sequence genome contains the following window.
TTTATGATGGAATAAAGGATAATGGCTCAATAAACTGGATGCGCTTTGTTTTATTATTATATGGCAATCATTCGATGCAATAATTGACGCAAAATTCGTATGGGTCTCCACGAAACTACCTTTTTGCAACCCCCTAACCTCGCATTAGTGGGAGGCTGGGAGCCCTTGAGGAATTGTGGAAATATTTATTGCGTCGTTGATATTATAGCTTAGCTTTCTAGTTTCTAATATTGTGCTCTCATTGAAGGTATGGCTGGATTTCCTCGCATCTCAATAGCTTTACCTCTCCTACAGTTTGCAGTCGTTTGGAGTGTGCTGGTAGCGGTGCAGTGGAAGCTGCATCTGGTCTTGAGAATCAGACTAGTGCAAAAAACAAAGAGCTGGTACCAAGAATTATGAACGGGAAATTAAATAAATCAGTTAGGATGACAGCTTTGTCTAATAAGCCATCCAACTCGGAAATTCAAACGGATCAAGCTTTGGTTAACAGTGAAGTGTTGAAACCAAGCCAGACTACAGAAATAGAACATGATTCTATAGAGGAAAGACACTATTCAATTGAACCAGTCAGACTTGAGGTTAGCCATGGTTTTGTTCGTGCTTGTTTTTTATACTAGTTTTTTTAAATGTCATTCTGCTAGCCTTTATGTGGCTGGCTAACTTGAATAATTTCCAATCCCCATTGCGGAATTGACTCAATTCTGTTTTGAGGTCGGATTTTCTGCCTTATATTTTAAAATCTAAATCGATGCTGATTGGTACCCTCCTAGTTCCTATTTTCTCTCTTATATTTTAAAATTCAAATCGATGCTGATTGGTACCCTCCTAGTTCCTGAATGGTCGACTTTGCAGTTCAGTTAACTTCACCCTGTGTTACATTTTATATTGCATTAAGAGTTTCAACATCCCTCCTCCAAACTTTATTCAAGTTTTGATGATCTTTTAATCTCAATGATTCTCCACCTCTTTTCGTTTGCTACAAGGGTAGTCATGTTTGTGGTGTTGGGATTGGGATATTAAGCGGTTCTGGCAATTACAGAAAATTGTTCGAAAGTTGTGTTATGACATTCGTATTCCTATGCTCACATGTCGTCCGATGAGATGCTACGTAGCtttcaatttaattgttgttaGGTCTTTTTTTTGGATGGAGGGATATTAAGaaagagggaagagaaagggaggggGTTCATTTCTTAGTTTAAAAAAGCGCGCCTTGGACGAGGCACTAGCCAAAGCGCTTCGGTGCGCCTTTTAGACAAGGCTCACCTCACAATGCTAACTAGTACGCACTTTCCAATTTCCATATCTTTTAGACAATGCTCAGCATTTCTTCTCCCCATTATTCCTAACTTTACTCATTGACATGTTAGCCAACTTGAAAACTACTAAAAAGACTATTGTTTCCCAAAAATTTACTTGGAAATtacaaatttgttttcaaaaataGGGCGCCTCGCGTCCAAAAGGCGTGCGTCTTCGCCTTGCGCTTTGCGCTTTGCGCCTCGCCCCTTTAGCGCCTCGGTGCGCCTTGCGCATTTTCAAACTAAGGTTCATTTACCCTAGTTTGGGGTACAAGTTTGGTTAGAggaagggaaatggagggattcATTTTCCATCCTCCAAGCCAAATCAAAATGCTTCCAACATcggaaagatttataagaaaggCTCTATTCCTACTCCCTTCCCTTCCCCCCTAGCTCTTACACCCTGCCGTTAACAGTGCTTTGATATTATCTGAAGGTAAGGTGCCTTGTTGTCTTCGTACAAACTTGAAGATGCTTCATTTCTTGTTTTCGTTCAGGAAGCGCGGACTGGAAGAGAGCTTTCACAACCGTCGATACTGTTGTCTGATTTAAGTAACATAAGCATTGGAGGTCTTCTATCAGAAGCATCTCTGGAGGGTAGATTTAATGCAGCAGGCAGTAGCAGATTGAACTTTCAGCCCGCGGTAGACTCGATGGATGCTTTCATCAACAAAATAAACTCCTCCAATGTTTCAACTACTATTGATATGCCCTCCTCAATTTTGGATGCGGATGACACATGCCATTCTTTTTTATTGTCAAAACCCTCGTCGACCAAAGATTTTTTGTCTCTTGGTCGAGGTGCGTTTTCTGGGTTATCCAGCCACGACGCTGCTTCCAGGCCATCGAGATTCTTCAAGTTAGAGGTTTGtcgacacttttttttttttttttttttgtgcacgTTTGATTTGCTCTCGGCAAGTTAAGATATGAATACTATGTTACTCTGACTCTTCATAAATCTCTCGTACTCTTGTTTGGCATTCGACCTTATGACATGAATATGACACTTAGGCACTTCATTTTAAGCAAACACATGAGTTATATGTATAAAATAGTGGAGTACAACACGTGGTACACAACTTGGAATCttgtatcacaaattctcattgaagacatgacatatccgtcacaagcttgtgacggataccatttgaCCTCACAATGtatccactttttctctctctgcaacactattcatgtggtcccctttctccactaacccattttgttaccattttatctcacaaaatatccgtcacaaatggtaacccgtcacaagggagaccaattgatctTGTATATGCCTGATACTTCTATCCAAATTTTTAACATTGCCTGGATATGAGTCATATGAATTGTTACAGGATCATACATTTGCAGAATCTACTGTTTTGACTGTGAAAGGAACGGCAATAAATCTGAGATTTTGTTTCCTCACAGGCCAACGTGCAAAATGGTGAAAATGGGTGCAATGCAGTTCAGAAACCGAGTGCAGAACCCCTGCCATGCTCGGCAGGAGTTTATAACAACGAAAACAGCCTAGGATTATCCAGCATTAAATGGGTATctactttttctttttttgataTTAATTTGACCTCAACATTAACCAGGTGTCACTAATGAATCTTGTTTTTGCGTGGCTTATTTCAGAATGATTCGTTGGGACCTTTTGATATTCCATTGATACCGCGACAAATGACCAAAGATGAAAGTCTCAGTCTTAGTGGATTTTTCAGATAGCCAGTACTGTATGTTCACTAAATGCATTCGCAGGTGCCTTTGCGATGATGGTTGTAGTCTTGTTGTAGATTTATTCTTTTTAAATTTTAATGATGCAAACAGCTTCATTCTTACATAACTATAAATCCAGAGTCCTTCAGGCAAGTAGAACAAATTACTTTTGCCATTTGTGA
Protein-coding sequences here:
- the LOC141623308 gene encoding TSL-kinase interacting protein 1-like; this translates as MKSAKQLSGIKVRASLQGSIKKSAVVKKSQKSFRGQPKRKSDVSTQSECPSEQGEYNSDKSLNLENISKVPLDINQRDKKVHHPSKIKLQLFPLDERTHAGLEKDGRNPFLELTLSARKKISSVLTHLFNKWGNSSIALGELTLFPFNAVVENLTTFESWSSRDSGITVGDVHSAVGSPELFRLRYGWISSHLNSFTSPTVCSRLECAGSGAVEAASGLENQTSAKNKELVPRIMNGKLNKSVRMTALSNKPSNSEIQTDQALVNSEVLKPSQTTEIEHDSIEERHYSIEPVRLEEARTGRELSQPSILLSDLSNISIGGLLSEASLEGRFNAAGSSRLNFQPAVDSMDAFINKINSSNVSTTIDMPSSILDADDTCHSFLLSKPSSTKDFLSLGRGAFSGLSSHDAASRPSRFFKLEANVQNGENGCNAVQKPSAEPLPCSAGVYNNENSLGLSSIKWNDSLGPFDIPLIPRQMTKDESLSLSGFFR